Below is a genomic region from Medicago truncatula cultivar Jemalong A17 chromosome 3, MtrunA17r5.0-ANR, whole genome shotgun sequence.
ATATGTGTTGATGTTCTATCGATGACACTGACACTAGAGAGATCTTCAATATGATATTTCCATGATCCAGATCAATATTTAATCCTCCTTGAGCTTATGCAGAGCTATATAGGATCTGTCAAGTAGTACttcaaatattcaaatttaataatttatttttaaaagggtttgtctaacatgtgcaatattgcacatgttaaggcaactaaaagtagtaacttttcattgaaaaccaacaattatttattaaaagttacatatttaatataaaaaacacaagttccaagtcaaagttactactttaaacttcttatcatgtgcaaatttgcacatgatagaaaaaccctttttaaaaaaatagacatTAAATATGGTTCTGAAGTTTGTTTGATATTACTGTATATTTTTCAGTGTGTATgataagtaaataaaatttctGTAAACAAATGTttcattcatatattttattcgAAATTATTTGGATTACCTGGAGTTAGATTATTtcaaccaacattttttttgttattttgtatgTCAATATTCATCTTTAGTTTGTTAATCGTCGATTGATTATACCCACTTTACGCTCTAAATTGAGTTGTTCACTATAGAGTGGCTGGATCATGTTCAAAGAGCCCTATCAAGTTTTTAAACTGctgttataatattattataatactTAATATTGAGCTCACAATTACTATTGTAGATTATTTTATAGAACCCAGATCTGCAAGAAAAATCTATGTTAGAGGAATCATCACTAACTATAGGCACCTCCGAAAGCATGAATTCGTATAGAGGTTTCTGACTAACCTCTTCTGCTAGACTCAATCAGAGTTGTTTATTGAAGATCACAAATTGAAACTCGATTTTTGCACAAGCTACCAATATCTTTATCCAAATGTTAAGGATACACACTTGATGAATTGTGAAACTGAAAATGAatgcattttttatatatagttagACTAACTtgttaatatgtttgttttgtgttgcaTTAGTCTTCCCGGAGACAACGGATTCGATCCATTGGGACTAGCCGAGGATCCAGAGAACTTGAAATGGTTTGTTCAAGCCGAGCTTGTGAATGGACGTTGGGCTATGTTAGGTGTTGCAGGGATGTTACTCCCTGAAGTCTTCACCAACATTGGAATCATCAACGTTCCAAAATGGTATGATGCAGGGAAAGAAGAATACTTTGCTTCATCTTCAACACTCTTTGTGATCGAGTTCATTTTGTTCCATTACGTCGAGATTAGAAGATGGCAAGACATTAAGAACCCTGGTAGCGTTAACCAAGATCCTATCTTCAAGCAATACAGTTTGCCAAAGGGTGAGGTTGGTTACCCCGGTGGAATTTTTAACCCTTTGAACTTTGCACCAACTTTGGAGGCTAAAGAGAAGGAAATTGCTAATGGTAAATGCTTTATTATCTCTACTCTCTAGCTATGCCTGAAATACTGCATTAAAGTCTTTGCTTAAATGGTACCTGGGTTGGCCTGGTGGTATTCACTTGGGagctgggagtgtgctcctccttaaggtctcaggttcgatgcTCCCCGGTGCCAATTTAGGTcgactaatttagcttcttaaaaaaaaaaagtctttgcttaaa
It encodes:
- the LOC25490405 gene encoding chlorophyll a-b binding protein P4, chloroplastic, which produces MATVTTQASAAIFRPCGLKSRFLTGSSGKLNREVAIRPMGCSPSASFKVEAKKGEWLPGLASPGYLTGSLPGDNGFDPLGLAEDPENLKWFVQAELVNGRWAMLGVAGMLLPEVFTNIGIINVPKWYDAGKEEYFASSSTLFVIEFILFHYVEIRRWQDIKNPGSVNQDPIFKQYSLPKGEVGYPGGIFNPLNFAPTLEAKEKEIANGRLAMLAFLGFIIQHNVTGKGPFDNLLQHLSDPWHNTIVQTLSGSN